Genomic window (Alkalispirochaeta americana):
CATCAGGTCAAGATCAGGTGCCACCGTTCGTGCTGCCTCCCGAGGATTCCTCTCCTCCTATGGAATCACGCATCCGGGTATCAGCCTGGATGTTTCGCAACCGGTAATAGTCCATTATTCCCAGATGGCCATCGCGAAAGGCCTGGGCGATCGCCTTGGGGATTTCTGCCTCGGCCAGAACAACCTTCGCGCGGTTTTCCTGAACCTGGGCCCGCATCTCCTGCTCAAAGGCTTCGGCGGCAGCGCGTCGCTGTTCTGCCTCGGCCTGAAACCTGCGTTTGTCCGCCTCGGCCTGGTCCGCCTGGAGCTTTGCCCCCACGTTCTCCGACACATCGATATCAGCGATATCGATCGAAAGAATCTCAAAGGCTGTCCCCGCATCGAGCCCTTTTTCCAGGACGCGTCGGGAGATCTGGTCGGGGTTTTCCAGGACGGCCTTGTAGGTCTCGGAGGAGCCAATGGTGGTGACGATCCCTTCGCCCACACGAGCGATGATCGTTTCCTCCGTTGCGCCACCCACCAGGCGTTCGATATTTGCCCTGACGGTAACGCGCGCCTTCACTCGCAACTGCACCCCGTCCTTGGCCACTGCCTCGATCGCCCCCCGGGATTTCTCCGGATTCGGGCAATCGATCACCTTGGGGTTTACACTG
Coding sequences:
- the floA gene encoding flotillin-like protein FloA (flotillin-like protein involved in membrane lipid rafts) encodes the protein MMSIEFILLALLILFATLAVLAVFIKFFGLWFRALLSGASVPLARIVGMWLRKVDPATIVDSRIILVKAGIPLDPELLETHHLAQGNVRRVSQALVAANKANIPLDFQRAAAIDLAGRDVLDAVKTSVNPKVIDCPNPEKSRGAIEAVAKDGVQLRVKARVTVRANIERLVGGATEETIIARVGEGIVTTIGSSETYKAVLENPDQISRRVLEKGLDAGTAFEILSIDIADIDVSENVGAKLQADQAEADKRRFQAEAEQRRAAAEAFEQEMRAQVQENRAKVVLAEAEIPKAIAQAFRDGHLGIMDYYRLRNIQADTRMRDSIGGEESSGGSTNGGT